Sequence from the bacterium genome:
CGCCGACATCGCGGTGGCCACCAACTGCGGCCAGATCAAGACCGGCGCTCCCTGTCGGTCCGAACGGGTCGCCAAGTACAACCGGTTGCTCAGGATCGAGGAGATGCTGGGGGATCGGGCGGTCTACGGCATCTGACCGGTCCGTCCACCCCGCCGGCCGGCATCCTTCCGCCGCCGGAGCAGGATGAATTGGCAGAAAACAGCGTTCCTCGTGCTTCTGGCCGGTCTTCTGGCCGTTTTCGCCCCCCGGCTGGTGCGGCAGTGGAAAGAACTGGGGCGTCTCCAGCGGATGGAGGAACAGGGCCGGGAAGAGGAACTGCGCCGCCGCCGCTACTACGTGGAACTGGTCCGCCGCAAGGAAGAACTGGCGACCGACCCGGAGCGTCTCGAACTTCTGGCCCGGGAAAAACTGGGCCTGGTTAAGGAGAACGAAATCATCTTCGTCTTCGAACCCACCCCGGTCCCGGAGGGGGAGACCGCCCGGTGACCTTCGGTCTCGCCGATTACCTGGTCCTGGGCGGCTATTTTCTTTCCCTGGGCGTCATCGGGGTCCTGGCGTCGCGGCGCGAACGCGACACCGAGGATTTTTTCCTGGGGGGGCGCCGGATGCCCTGGTGGGCGGTGACTTTCTCCATCCTGGCCACCGAGGTCAGCGCGGTTA
This genomic interval carries:
- a CDS encoding septum formation initiator family protein gives rise to the protein MNWQKTAFLVLLAGLLAVFAPRLVRQWKELGRLQRMEEQGREEELRRRRYYVELVRRKEELATDPERLELLAREKLGLVKENEIIFVFEPTPVPEGETAR